One Candidatus Neomarinimicrobiota bacterium genomic window, GAATGACACAGTTCTGGCTGGATGACGGACGGGTTGTACCTGTCACCGTTATTCAGGGAGGACCATGTGTTATTACTCAGATCAAGACTGAAAAGACTGATGGATATTCATCAGTTCAGCTTGGTTATAAAGACAAAAAAGAATCACGCACAACCAAGGCTCAACTTGGTCACTTCAAAAAAGCTGGCGCAAGCCCTAAGTATTTTGTTCATGAATTCCGCGATTTGGAAGTTGGGGATAAAAAAGAAGGCGATGCTGTAGATGTAGATATGTTTACAGTAGGTGACCGGGTCACTGTATCCGGGACAAGCAAGGGTCGTGGTTTCGCTGGTGTAATGAAGCGCCATAACTTTCATGGTGGTCGTGCCTCCCATGGAAAATCAGATCAGCTGCGTGCTGGTGGTTCCATTGGTGCCAGTTCAGATCCAAGTCGCGTGTGGCTGGGAAAGAAAATGCCTGGACGTTACGGCGGGAAAAGAGCCAGTGTTCGTAATTTAGAGGTTGTTGCAATTGATGTTGACAATCATATCGTAATGGTTAAGGGTGCAGTTCCCGGACCAAACAACGGCTTTGTTGAGCTGCTGGATCGGGGTTGATCATGAAATTAAAACTGTATTCATCTGATGGAAAAGCAACCCAGAAAAAGGTTGATGTCGCTGATTCCGTATTCGGGATCGAGCCCAATGAGCATGTTGTTTATTTGGCTGTTAAGGCTGAATTAAACAATTTGCGCCAGGGATCTGTGAAGACTAAAAGTCGTGCAGAGGTTCGTGGAGGCGGTAAAAAACCCTTTAATCAAAAGGGTCGTGGTGGCGCTCGTGCTGGATCAACCCGTTCACCGATTTGGGTTGGTGGTGGTCATACTTTCGCCATTTCTCCAAAAACCTATAACATGGATTTGCCCAAGAAGGTTAGACGTCTTGCGCGCCGTAGTGTTCTTTCAGATAAGACCAAATCAGAATCTATTTTTGTGGTTGATTCATTCAAATTTGACAAACCCAGAACCAAGGATATTGTCGCTTTTCTGGACACCATGAAACTTTCTGACAAGAAGTTGCTGATCTTGATATCCGATTTTGATGAGACTTTTATGCTGGGTGGCCGCAATCTTAAGAATGTTGCCATCATAGAGACGCGCTATGTGTCTGCTTATGATCTGATAGATAATGAAGCAATTCTTATGGATAAAGCTTCAGTCGAAATTCTTAATGCACAGTTGGCTGAATAGGAGCGATGGTTATGAGTAATAAAATTATCATTGAACCGATTCTCTCTGAGAAAAGTGCGGCCTATCAGGAAGCTGAACGCAAATACGCCTTCAAGGTTCTTAAGTCAGCCAATAAGATTGATATCAAGCGTGCTGTTGAGACTCGCTTTAGCGTCAGGGTTGATAAGGTTGCTACTATGAATATGAACGGCAAGGTCAAGCGCTCTACTATGCGTAGTGGTGGTCGTGTCATTCGGACAGAGGGTCCTCGGGCCTCCTGGAAGAAGGCAATAGTTACCCTCCGCGAAGGCGAAGCAATTGACTTTTTCCGTGATGAACAGGCGTAGAGAGGTTCAGAATGGCTGTAAAAACATATAAACCGATCACTCCTGGACAGCGTTTTAAAACAATGTCATCCTTTGAGGAAATCACCAGGACTAATCCTGAAAAAAGTCTACTGGCACCATTAAAAAAGACGGGTGGCCGTAATAATAAAGGTCGCATTACTTCTCGTCGTCGAGGTGGTGGTCATCGTAGACATTATCGTATTATTGATTTCAAGCGTGACAAGGTTGATATACCTGCACGGGTTGACTCAATCGAATATGATCCCAATCGATCTGCCAATATTGCATTACTGATCTATGCTGATGGTGAGAAACGCTATATTCTAGCTCCTCATAGATTAGTGGTTGGGACTCAGATAATCTCAAGTGAATCCGCGCCTATTAAGGTTGGAAATACCTTGTCACTGCAGAATATCCCTGCTGGTTCTATCGTTCACAATATCGAGATGAAGCCAGGTAAGGGTGGTCAGATTTCCAGATCTGCCGGTGCTGGTGCACAGATCATGGCAAAAGAGGGTGATTATGTAACTCTCAAGCTGCCCAGTGGCGAAATGCGGATGATCCACAAGCGCTGTCGGGCAACTCTTGGCGAAGTTGGAAACAAGGAGCATGAAAATATCTCTTTGGGTAAAGCTGGCCGAGCACGTTGGATGGGTCGCCGACCCAAAGTACGGGGCGTTGCCATGAATCCTGTTGATCACCCAATGGGTGGTGGTGAAGGACGTTCTTCTGGTGGTCGTCACCCGACGACACCCTGGGGAAAACCAACCAAGGGCTATAAGACACGCAAAAAGAATAAAGCGTCAAACAAGTATATTGTCGCTCGACGTAAGAAGAAATAAGGTCTGATATATTATGCCAAGATCTATTAAAAAAGGGCCCTATATAGAGGCCAAACTGCTGGCAAAAGCTGAGGCCGCTCAGGAAAGCAAGAAGCGTGTTGTGATCAAAACCTGGTCACGCCGTTCCATGATCATTCCTGATTTTGTCGGGTTGACCTTTGCCGTACATAATGGAAAAAAATTCATTCCTGTTTATGTCTCTGAGAATATGGTGGGGCATAAGCTTGGAGAATTTTCACCAACAAGAACTTATCGCGGTCACACAGATAAAGCGAGAAAGAAGTAAGTTATGGATGCTGTCGCTAAAGCTAGACATATTCATCAGTCAGCTCGTAAAGTTCGCCAGGTATTGAACGAGGTACGGGGTAAGCAGGTTGAGAATGCGATGAATAAATTGCATTTCACCCCCAAAAAAGCTGCCAGGATCATTGAAAAAACCCTGCGTAGTGCTGTGGCAAATGCGGTGAACCGGGAAGGTTCTGAGGTTGATGCCGACAAGCTGTTTATCAAAGAAGCATTCTGTGATGAAGGTCCTACAATGCGTCGCTTTCGAGCACGTGCCATGGGTCGGGCCACTATCATTAGAAAGCGTACCAGTCACCTGACCATCGTGGTCGCAGAGAAAGAATAGAGGAGTCGTTTTGGGTCAAAAAACACATCCTGTAGGTTTCCGTCTGGGTTTTAACAGAACCTGGAGTTCCAACTGGTTTGACGAGAAGAATTTTGCAGATAAATTGAATGAAGACATTCTGCTGCGGAAATACATATATCAACGTCTCGCTCATGCCGCTGTTGATAAAATCGATATTCATCGTACCAGTAAAAAGATCACTATCTCAATATCTACTGCCCGTCCCGGTATCGTGATCGGTAGAAAAGGTGAAGAAGTCGATCGGTTACGTGAAGAAATTCGCCGACTTACTGCTCGAGAGATACAGATCAATGTAAATGAAATCAAGCGTCCTGAATTGAGTGCTCGTTTGGTTGGCAGAAATATTGCTGATCAGCTGGTGAAAAAGATCGCCTTCCGCCGTGCGGCTAAAAAAGCGATCCAGTCCACCATGCGTATGGGTGCCGAAGGAATCAAAGTGACCGTTTCCGGTCGCTTGGGTGGCGCTGAAATGTCACGTACAGAAACCTTCCATGAAGGTCGTGTACCGCTGCATACCCTGCGTTCTGATATTGATTACGCCCTGGTAGAAGCTCAAACCACATATGGCGTCATTGGCGTTAAGGTTTGGATCTGCAATGGGGAAGCTATCGGAATTGCCGGTTAAGGGAGATTAGATCATGTTAATGCCAAGAAAGGTTAAATACCGTCGGCATCATCGCGGAAGAAAACATGGTAACGCCGCCAGGGGGAACGAAGTATCATTCGGAACCTTTGGACTGAAAGCTCTAGAAGCAGGCTGGATCACTAGCCGCCAGATAGAAGCTACTCGCGTTGCTATCGTACGAAAAGTTCGTAAGTCAGGGCGCATGTGGATTCGTATATTTCCACAGAAACCCGTCACTATCAAACCTGCTGAAACTCGCATGGGCAAGGGAAAGGGTTCACCAGAATATTGGGTGGCCGTTGTCAAGCCTGGTCGAATTATGTTTGAGGTTGATGGTATTGATCTTGCGACAGCCACAGAAGCCTTCCGTCTGGCCGGACATAAATTACCCATTAAAACTAAAACCGTCGCCAGGCGCGATATTCATGAGAGTTGAACATGAAGACTTCTGATATAAAAGATCTTTCAGTAGAAGCCTTGCAAAACAAGCTCGCTGATAATGAGACTGAGATGGCAAATCTTCGTTTTCAGAAAGCGCTTCAGCAATTGGAAAGACCTACCCGTCTGCGAGAATTGCGTCGCGAAATTGCACAGGTAAAAACCGTACTTCATGAAGTAGAATTAGGTATTCGTGAAGATAAAGGGCTAGATGTATGAGTGAACGCGGAAAACGTAAGGTTCTCCAAGGGATTGTCACAAGCAATGCCATGGATAAAACCATCGTGGTAAAAGTAAGTCGCCGTTTGCGCCATCCACTTTACGGAAAGTTCATCAAAAAGAGTAAGAGTTTTAAAGCTCATGATGAAAAGAACGTATCCAAGGTCGGCGATGAGGTGAAAATTATGGAGAGTCGTCCAATTTCCAAAGACAAACGTTGGAGACTCTTGGAGACCGTTAAGCAGGCTTTAGAAGTCTAAATAGCAGGTGAGATAGAACAATGATACAACAAGAAACACGACTCGCAGTCGCTGATAACACAGGTGCTAAGGAAGTCCTCTGTTTCAAGGTTCTTGGTGGCAGTCGCCGTCGATACGCCTCTGTAGGTGATCTGATTATGGTTACAGTAAAACATGCCATTCCCAATAGTACGGTTAAAAAAGGTGAAATTTCCACCGCCGTAGTTGTAAGAACCAAGAAAGAGATCCGTCGCAAAGATGGTAGCTATATTCGATTTGATGAAAATGCTGCTGTATTGCTTAACGCCCAGGGTGAACCACGGGGAACCCGTATCTTCGGTCCCGTTGCCCGTGAATTGCGTGAGAAAAAACATATGCGCATCGTTTCTATGGCGCCAGAAGTGCTCTAGGAGGATATGAATATGAAAATTAAGAAGAACGATCAGGTTGTGGTATTGGCTGGTGCAGATAAAGGAAAGACAGGAAAAGTCTTGGCTGTATTCCCGAAAACTAAGCGAGTGTTGGTTGAGGGCGTTAACTTTATCAAGAAGCATCAACGCCAGACTTCAGCAAATGCACCCTCCGGTATTATTGAAAAGGAAGCAGCCATGCACATGTCAAATGTAGCATTGCTTCAGGACGGTAAACCAGCAAAGGTTGGCTATAAACATTTGGAAGATGGTCGCAAGGTACGCTTTTTAAAAGCTTCCGGCGAAATCATCGATCGATAAGGTGTGAGTAGATATGAGTGATTATACACCTAGATTAAAAGAAAAATATGTCGCAGAAGTTGTTCCTGTACTCATGAAGAAGTTTGAGTATTCAAGTACGATGCAGGTTCCTACTGTGAAGAAGATCACCATCAATATGGGTTTGGGAAAAGCGAAAGAAGAACCTCGCCGCTTGGAAGCAGCAGTCAATGAGTTGACCACTATCTCTGGGCAAAAGGCAGTTATTACCAAAGCCAAAAAAGCAATTTCAAACTTTAAGCTGCGCGCTGGAGATCCGGTGGGCGCTCGTGTGACCCTGCATGGTAAGAACATGTGGGAGTTTCTTGATCGTTTGATCGCAATTGCTTTGCCCCGTGTGCGTGACTTCAATGGGGTTCCCAACAGGTCATTTGATGGTCGTGGGAACTACAGTCTCGGTATCAAGGAACAAATTATCTTCCCGGAAATCGATTATGATAAGATCGAAGGTGTGAACGGGATGGATATCAGTATCACTACCTCTGCAAATACAGATGAAGAAGCTTTTGAGCTATTATCAGCTCTGGGTACCCCCTTCAGACGCAAGCAGGTATAGGAGCAGTTTGAATTATGGCTAAAAAATCCCTGATCGCCAAAGCAAAACGGACACCTAAGTTTAAGGTGAGAGGCTACAATCGTTGCCGGGTGTGTGGAAGACCCCGTGGTTATCTACGCAAGTTCGGTCTATGTAGAATCTGTTTTCGTGAGTTGGCACTTAAAGGTGAAATCCCTGGCATTGTTAAGGCCAGTTGGTAAGGAGACCATTCAATATGTCAATGAATGATCCAATCTCTGATTTCCTAACCCGCATTCGTAATGCCCAGCAAGCTGGACACCGTTGGACCGATATTCCAAGTTCCAACCTCAAGCTTCGCATGGCATTGTTACTTAAGTTGGAAGGATATATCAAAGATTTTGTTATCGTCGAAGATGATAAGCAGAATGTATTACGAGTTTATTTGAAATATACAACCAAAGGCTCGCCGGTTATCACTGGTTTGACCCGTATCAGTCGTCCTGGTCGTCGTCATTATGTACCTGCTGATAATCTGCCTCGCGTTCGTAATGGTTTGGGGATCGCTATTCTCACTACCAGTCGCGGCGTGATCACTGACAAGCAAGCGAAGCGCGAGCGTGTTGGTGGCGAAGTCTTGTGTCATGTGTGGTAGAGGTTAATCGTGTCAAGAATTGGAAAAATGCCAGTTGCGATCCCCGCAGGAGTAGAGGTAAAAGTTCACGCCGATTATATTGAGGCTAAAGGCCCCAAAGGTGCTGATCTTGTTGAAACTCTTCCTCTGGTCAAGGTGGAACAAGTCGAGAATGAGATAATCGTTACTCGAAATTCTGATGAAAAAGATGCTCGTGCCGTCCACGGACTAACGCGCGCATTGATTAATAATTTAGTTACAGGTGTATCTACAGGCTTCTCGCGTGAAATGGAAGTGATAGGTACCGGTTTCACTGTATTACCTCAGCAGGGTGGTCTGCTCCTGAACGTTGGTTTTTCTCATCCTGTATTTATTGGTGCAGTTGATGGCATTAACTATGATGTGAAAAAGGGTAACACCAATTTCACCGTGAGAGGCTATAGCAAGTATATGGTCGGTCAGATCTCTGCTAAGATTCGTTCAGTACGTCCACCTGAGCCCTTTAAGGGTAAGGGTATTCGCTATAAAGACGAATACGTGAGACGTAAAGCCGGAAAAACTGTTGGAAAATAAAGGATTTAAGCTGTGAAGTATCCTAAATCAGCAAAAGAACTTAAAAGGCTGAAAAAGAAAAAAGCTCTGCGCGCCCGTTTATCGGGGACAGCAGAGGTACCCCGTTTGGTTGTATTCCGCAGCAATCGTCATATTTATGCTCAGGTTGTTAACGATCTCGAGAATCGTGTACTCTTTGGAAGTACAGATCTTCAGGAAGCTGTTAAAGGACAACTGAAAAAAGAGAGTAATAAAACTGACGCAAGTATGGCGCTCGGTAAAAGTATTGCTGAAAAAGCCAAAGCAGCTGGTATTAAAAAGGTCGTATTTGACCGTAATGGGTTTAAATACCACGGCCGTGTCAAAGCGTTGGCTGAGTCGGTAAGAGCCGAAGGATTGGAGTGCTAATGAAACGATCAATTAATCCCAGCGAGATCGAGTTTAAAGAGGAAAAGGTCGTCAAGATCAACCGGGTTGCTAAGGTTGTGAAAGGTGGTCGTCGGTTTAGCTTCAATGCAATTGTTGTTGTAGGTGATGGGAATGGTCACGTTGGTGTTGGTTTGGGAAAAGCCAACGAAGTCATGAGTTCTGTCAATAAGGGTAAAGAGAACGCCAAAAAGAGCGTTGTCAAAGTTCCCATTGTGAATGGAACACTTCCTCATGCTGTCATTGGTAAATATGGCGCTGGTCGGGTTATGCTGAAACCAGCATCTCCTGGTACTGGGATCATTGCTGGTGGTGCTATCCGTGCCATTATGGAACAGGTTGGTATTACTGATGTTCTGGCTAAGATTCTGGGAACTCGTAACCCTCATAATGTTATCAAGGCGACTATGGAAGGGCTTTCACAGCTGAATGATGCTACTGAGATCGCCCACAAACGTGGAATTTCCATTCAGGAGTTATTTAACTAAAATGAGTGCCAAGAAAAAAGTCGAGCAGGTCAGGGTAACCCAGATCAAAGGGCTTATCGGACAAAAAGAAAAATTAAAACGAACTGTTGAAGCGCTTGGTTTAAAGCGTATCGACCATAGTGTTGTTCATGAGGACAATCCTGTTATCCAGGGGATGATCTTCAAAGTGAAACACTTGGTAACAGTGGAGAAAGTATAAATGAAATTAGGTGATTTGAACCCAGCTGCCGGTTCAACCAAAAAACGGAAACGGATTGGCCGTGGCAATGCCTCTGGTTGGGGTCGTAATGCCGGTCGTGGCGAAAAAGGTTATGGTTCCAGAACTGGATCTAAAAGTGCCGGTCTCTTTGAGGGTGGTCAGATGCCTCTGCATAGAAGATTACCAAAACGTGGTTTCACCAACCATTTTCGTAAGGAATATGAGATTCTGAATTTGCGGGATCTTGCCAGAATTGAAACCGCTACCATTGATGCAACCGTCCTGGTTGAAGCCGGTCTGATTAATAAAGCCGGAAATTTGATCAAAGTACTGGGCGATGGTGAGATCGATCGTGCTGTGGAGATCACAGCAGATGCTTTCAGCAAGTCTGCTGAAGAGAAGATTACTGCTGCCGGAGGAAAGGTAACGCGTCGATGATTGAAAAAATCAGAACCATTTTCCGAATTCCAGAATTAAAGAATAGAATTCTCTTTACCTTAGGGATGATCGCTGTATTTCGACTCGGAAGTCATGTACCGCTGCCAGGTGTTGATGTTAACGTACTCAGTGCGGCCATCGACAATTTGCAGCAGGGGATGCAAGGATTTCTAGGCTTATTTGATCTTTTCGCAGGCGGGAACTTTAAAAAAGCCACCGTCTTCGCCATTGGCATTATGCCCTATATCTCCGCATCAATCATATTGCAGTTACTTGGGTCTGTTATTCCATATTTCCAGAAGCTGCAGAAGGAAGGTGAAGAAGGTCGGAAAAAGATCACGCAGTTAACCAGATATGCTACCGTTTTGATCGCCACCATGCAGGCGTGGGGTATTGGTATATTCCTAAGCAGTATGGAAGCCTCTGTGGGTGGAGCCAGTGCCAAGGTTGTCCCTGATGGCGGGGCTGGTTTTATGGCTTTAACAGTCATTACCCTGGTTACTGGTACTATCTTTTTGATGTGGTTGGGTGAACAAATCACCGAACGCGGTATTGGCAACGGAATATCGTTGATCATCATGATTGGTATTTTGGTTCGCTTGCCTCAGGTGATCTTTAAAGAGATCCATTACGTACAGAATGAAGTTCATACAATATTTACCGAAATACTCCTTATCGGTATTTTGATCGCTGTTGTTGCAGCCGTCATCATGCTGACCCAGGGGACTCGTAAGATTCCCGTACAATATGCGAAGCGGGTTGTTGGCCGTAAGGTATATGGTGGCCAATCTACTCACATTCCTTTGAGAATCAATACTGCTGGTGTAATGCCGATCATCTTTGCTCAGGCCATCCTGATGCTTCCAGGTATGATTGGTACATATTTCTCGGAAAGTGCCTGGGTTGGTACGATGTTGAGGTTGTTCGACTATAACCACCCCTTTTATCTAACCGTATTTGGACTCTTCATTGTATTTTTTACCTATTTCTACACCGCGATTGCTTTTAATCCGGTTGAAGTTGCTGACAATATGAAAAAGCAAGGTGGTTTCATACCGGGGATTCGTCCTGGGAAAAGAACTGCTGAGTTTATCGATAATATTCTCACCAGGGTTACTTTACCTGGAGCAATAGCTTTGGCTTTGATCGCAGTTTTTCCATCGATTATTGTCAATTTTTTAAATGTTGATTATGATGTAGCCAGTTTTTTTGGGGGAACCAGCCTGTTGATCATGGTTGGTGTAGCATTGGATACACTGCAGCAAGTAGAATCACATCTGCTGATGCGTCACTATGACGGATTTATGAAATCCGGCAAGTTGCGTGGTCGTAGGCGGATGTAGTCTATTTAGACTGCGTTTTTTGATATGATTCGGTACAAATCAACAGAAGAAATTCGTACAATTCGGCGTGCTGCCAAAATCGTACATGAAGCCCTGCTGAAGGTTGAAGAAAATGTTCGACCTGGGGTGACACTGCAAGCGCTGGACGCGGTTGCAGAGAATTACATTCTGAGTCAGGGAGCACTACCAGGCTTTAAGGGTCTGTATGACTTTCCGGCTACCCTTTGTCTTTCACCAAACGATATGGTTGTGCACGGCATTCCAGATAACACGGTGCTCAACGAAGGTGATATCATTGGGGTTGATTGTGGTGCCATTGTAGATGGGTATTACGGAGATCATGCAATAACTTTTGCAGTTGGTGCGATCTCAGAGGAGGATCAAAAACTTCTTGACGTAAC contains:
- the rplC gene encoding 50S ribosomal protein L3, translated to MRGLIGQKLGMTQFWLDDGRVVPVTVIQGGPCVITQIKTEKTDGYSSVQLGYKDKKESRTTKAQLGHFKKAGASPKYFVHEFRDLEVGDKKEGDAVDVDMFTVGDRVTVSGTSKGRGFAGVMKRHNFHGGRASHGKSDQLRAGGSIGASSDPSRVWLGKKMPGRYGGKRASVRNLEVVAIDVDNHIVMVKGAVPGPNNGFVELLDRG
- the rplD gene encoding 50S ribosomal protein L4 — encoded protein: MKLKLYSSDGKATQKKVDVADSVFGIEPNEHVVYLAVKAELNNLRQGSVKTKSRAEVRGGGKKPFNQKGRGGARAGSTRSPIWVGGGHTFAISPKTYNMDLPKKVRRLARRSVLSDKTKSESIFVVDSFKFDKPRTKDIVAFLDTMKLSDKKLLILISDFDETFMLGGRNLKNVAIIETRYVSAYDLIDNEAILMDKASVEILNAQLAE
- the rplW gene encoding 50S ribosomal protein L23 encodes the protein MVMSNKIIIEPILSEKSAAYQEAERKYAFKVLKSANKIDIKRAVETRFSVRVDKVATMNMNGKVKRSTMRSGGRVIRTEGPRASWKKAIVTLREGEAIDFFRDEQA
- the rplB gene encoding 50S ribosomal protein L2 — translated: MAVKTYKPITPGQRFKTMSSFEEITRTNPEKSLLAPLKKTGGRNNKGRITSRRRGGGHRRHYRIIDFKRDKVDIPARVDSIEYDPNRSANIALLIYADGEKRYILAPHRLVVGTQIISSESAPIKVGNTLSLQNIPAGSIVHNIEMKPGKGGQISRSAGAGAQIMAKEGDYVTLKLPSGEMRMIHKRCRATLGEVGNKEHENISLGKAGRARWMGRRPKVRGVAMNPVDHPMGGGEGRSSGGRHPTTPWGKPTKGYKTRKKNKASNKYIVARRKKK
- the rpsS gene encoding 30S ribosomal protein S19, producing MPRSIKKGPYIEAKLLAKAEAAQESKKRVVIKTWSRRSMIIPDFVGLTFAVHNGKKFIPVYVSENMVGHKLGEFSPTRTYRGHTDKARKK
- the rplV gene encoding 50S ribosomal protein L22; its protein translation is MDAVAKARHIHQSARKVRQVLNEVRGKQVENAMNKLHFTPKKAARIIEKTLRSAVANAVNREGSEVDADKLFIKEAFCDEGPTMRRFRARAMGRATIIRKRTSHLTIVVAEKE
- the rpsC gene encoding 30S ribosomal protein S3, yielding MGQKTHPVGFRLGFNRTWSSNWFDEKNFADKLNEDILLRKYIYQRLAHAAVDKIDIHRTSKKITISISTARPGIVIGRKGEEVDRLREEIRRLTAREIQINVNEIKRPELSARLVGRNIADQLVKKIAFRRAAKKAIQSTMRMGAEGIKVTVSGRLGGAEMSRTETFHEGRVPLHTLRSDIDYALVEAQTTYGVIGVKVWICNGEAIGIAG
- the rplP gene encoding 50S ribosomal protein L16, which codes for MLMPRKVKYRRHHRGRKHGNAARGNEVSFGTFGLKALEAGWITSRQIEATRVAIVRKVRKSGRMWIRIFPQKPVTIKPAETRMGKGKGSPEYWVAVVKPGRIMFEVDGIDLATATEAFRLAGHKLPIKTKTVARRDIHES
- the rpmC gene encoding 50S ribosomal protein L29, encoding MKTSDIKDLSVEALQNKLADNETEMANLRFQKALQQLERPTRLRELRREIAQVKTVLHEVELGIREDKGLDV
- the rpsQ gene encoding 30S ribosomal protein S17; amino-acid sequence: MSERGKRKVLQGIVTSNAMDKTIVVKVSRRLRHPLYGKFIKKSKSFKAHDEKNVSKVGDEVKIMESRPISKDKRWRLLETVKQALEV
- the rplN gene encoding 50S ribosomal protein L14; translation: MIQQETRLAVADNTGAKEVLCFKVLGGSRRRYASVGDLIMVTVKHAIPNSTVKKGEISTAVVVRTKKEIRRKDGSYIRFDENAAVLLNAQGEPRGTRIFGPVARELREKKHMRIVSMAPEVL
- the rplX gene encoding 50S ribosomal protein L24; this translates as MNMKIKKNDQVVVLAGADKGKTGKVLAVFPKTKRVLVEGVNFIKKHQRQTSANAPSGIIEKEAAMHMSNVALLQDGKPAKVGYKHLEDGRKVRFLKASGEIIDR
- the rplE gene encoding 50S ribosomal protein L5; translated protein: MSDYTPRLKEKYVAEVVPVLMKKFEYSSTMQVPTVKKITINMGLGKAKEEPRRLEAAVNELTTISGQKAVITKAKKAISNFKLRAGDPVGARVTLHGKNMWEFLDRLIAIALPRVRDFNGVPNRSFDGRGNYSLGIKEQIIFPEIDYDKIEGVNGMDISITTSANTDEEAFELLSALGTPFRRKQV
- a CDS encoding type Z 30S ribosomal protein S14; translation: MAKKSLIAKAKRTPKFKVRGYNRCRVCGRPRGYLRKFGLCRICFRELALKGEIPGIVKASW
- the rpsH gene encoding 30S ribosomal protein S8 produces the protein MSMNDPISDFLTRIRNAQQAGHRWTDIPSSNLKLRMALLLKLEGYIKDFVIVEDDKQNVLRVYLKYTTKGSPVITGLTRISRPGRRHYVPADNLPRVRNGLGIAILTTSRGVITDKQAKRERVGGEVLCHVW
- the rplF gene encoding 50S ribosomal protein L6 — its product is MSRIGKMPVAIPAGVEVKVHADYIEAKGPKGADLVETLPLVKVEQVENEIIVTRNSDEKDARAVHGLTRALINNLVTGVSTGFSREMEVIGTGFTVLPQQGGLLLNVGFSHPVFIGAVDGINYDVKKGNTNFTVRGYSKYMVGQISAKIRSVRPPEPFKGKGIRYKDEYVRRKAGKTVGK
- the rplR gene encoding 50S ribosomal protein L18, with product MKYPKSAKELKRLKKKKALRARLSGTAEVPRLVVFRSNRHIYAQVVNDLENRVLFGSTDLQEAVKGQLKKESNKTDASMALGKSIAEKAKAAGIKKVVFDRNGFKYHGRVKALAESVRAEGLEC
- the rpsE gene encoding 30S ribosomal protein S5, yielding MKRSINPSEIEFKEEKVVKINRVAKVVKGGRRFSFNAIVVVGDGNGHVGVGLGKANEVMSSVNKGKENAKKSVVKVPIVNGTLPHAVIGKYGAGRVMLKPASPGTGIIAGGAIRAIMEQVGITDVLAKILGTRNPHNVIKATMEGLSQLNDATEIAHKRGISIQELFN
- the rpmD gene encoding 50S ribosomal protein L30; protein product: MSAKKKVEQVRVTQIKGLIGQKEKLKRTVEALGLKRIDHSVVHEDNPVIQGMIFKVKHLVTVEKV
- the rplO gene encoding 50S ribosomal protein L15; the protein is MKLGDLNPAAGSTKKRKRIGRGNASGWGRNAGRGEKGYGSRTGSKSAGLFEGGQMPLHRRLPKRGFTNHFRKEYEILNLRDLARIETATIDATVLVEAGLINKAGNLIKVLGDGEIDRAVEITADAFSKSAEEKITAAGGKVTRR
- the secY gene encoding preprotein translocase subunit SecY, with amino-acid sequence MIEKIRTIFRIPELKNRILFTLGMIAVFRLGSHVPLPGVDVNVLSAAIDNLQQGMQGFLGLFDLFAGGNFKKATVFAIGIMPYISASIILQLLGSVIPYFQKLQKEGEEGRKKITQLTRYATVLIATMQAWGIGIFLSSMEASVGGASAKVVPDGGAGFMALTVITLVTGTIFLMWLGEQITERGIGNGISLIIMIGILVRLPQVIFKEIHYVQNEVHTIFTEILLIGILIAVVAAVIMLTQGTRKIPVQYAKRVVGRKVYGGQSTHIPLRINTAGVMPIIFAQAILMLPGMIGTYFSESAWVGTMLRLFDYNHPFYLTVFGLFIVFFTYFYTAIAFNPVEVADNMKKQGGFIPGIRPGKRTAEFIDNILTRVTLPGAIALALIAVFPSIIVNFLNVDYDVASFFGGTSLLIMVGVALDTLQQVESHLLMRHYDGFMKSGKLRGRRRM